One stretch of bacterium DNA includes these proteins:
- a CDS encoding homoserine dehydrogenase: MRKVHVGFLGLGTVGQGAVRTLLENKEDIMMKTGAEIEIKKIAVKHLDKKRDVEIPPDLLTNDPYEVVNDSKIDIVVELIGGLEPARSLIKKALANGKNVVTANKEVIALYGGELLPYAAERKLDLYFEGAVGGGIPIVRPMKICLAGNRIYSVVGIVNATTNYILTKMAEEKLTYDEALKEAQEKGYAEADPTYDVEGLDAAYKIAILASIAFNSRVKVEEIYREGISKISPIDLIYAEELGYVIKLLAIAKQENDMLSIRVHPALIPKHHPLASVRGVNNAILVHGSSVGRVMFYGEGAGSLPTGSAVVGDIIDIARNMVFNCTGRISCTCFKQIPQKDISEITSKYYIRMKVKDQPGVLAAIAACFGEEKVSIASVVQKRQVNKSAEIVWITHPSNEGAMRRSLEKIEKLPVLEEISLVLRAEE, from the coding sequence ATGAGAAAGGTTCATGTTGGCTTCCTTGGGCTCGGCACCGTTGGGCAAGGGGCTGTGAGAACCCTCCTTGAAAATAAGGAGGATATTATGATGAAGACAGGGGCGGAGATAGAGATAAAAAAGATCGCGGTTAAACATCTTGACAAGAAAAGGGATGTGGAGATTCCTCCTGATCTCCTCACGAATGACCCCTATGAGGTCGTCAATGACTCTAAAATAGACATCGTAGTTGAATTAATCGGTGGATTGGAGCCGGCTCGTTCCCTGATAAAGAAGGCGCTTGCAAATGGGAAAAATGTGGTCACTGCGAATAAAGAGGTAATTGCCCTATATGGTGGGGAGCTTCTTCCTTATGCTGCAGAGAGAAAGCTTGACCTTTATTTTGAGGGAGCCGTCGGTGGGGGCATCCCAATAGTTCGTCCCATGAAGATTTGTCTTGCGGGTAATCGTATATACTCTGTTGTCGGCATAGTTAATGCTACAACTAATTACATTCTCACCAAGATGGCGGAGGAGAAGCTCACATATGATGAAGCCTTAAAGGAAGCACAGGAGAAGGGGTACGCCGAAGCCGACCCCACTTATGATGTTGAGGGTTTAGATGCCGCTTACAAAATCGCCATTTTAGCTTCTATAGCCTTCAATAGCAGGGTGAAAGTGGAGGAAATCTACAGGGAGGGAATATCAAAAATCTCCCCCATTGATTTGATTTACGCGGAGGAACTGGGCTATGTCATAAAGCTTTTGGCGATAGCGAAACAGGAAAACGATATGCTCAGCATAAGAGTTCATCCCGCTCTTATCCCGAAGCATCATCCGCTTGCTTCTGTAAGGGGTGTAAATAATGCGATATTGGTTCATGGTTCTTCCGTTGGTAGGGTGATGTTTTATGGAGAAGGGGCGGGTTCTCTACCCACTGGCTCGGCTGTGGTTGGCGATATAATAGACATAGCGAGGAACATGGTCTTCAATTGCACGGGAAGGATTTCCTGCACCTGCTTTAAACAAATACCCCAAAAGGATATAAGCGAGATTACATCAAAATACTATATAAGGATGAAGGTCAAGGACCAACCGGGCGTTTTGGCAGCTATTGCCGCTTGTTTTGGAGAGGAGAAGGTGAGTATAGCTTCAGTTGTGCAGAAAAGGCAAGTCAATAAATCGGCGGAGATAGTTTGGATAACCCATCCTTCAAATGAGGGGGCTATGAGGAGGTCCCTGGAAAAGATAGAAAAATTGCCCGTTCTTGAGGAGATATCGCTTGTATTAAGGGCGGAAGAATGA
- a CDS encoding hydrogenase maturation nickel metallochaperone HypA — MHETGRAQSIIRAVLEKAKEKSLVEVKRVEVLVNTAVGVDKEELLEIIENMKKDTILKDTEFKLEDAGMQATCKECGTVFPVESPSATCPNCGSTNFELSLLDEWEIARIE, encoded by the coding sequence ATGCACGAGACGGGAAGAGCGCAAAGCATTATCAGGGCTGTTTTAGAAAAAGCGAAAGAGAAGAGTTTGGTTGAAGTTAAAAGGGTTGAGGTTCTCGTCAACACCGCTGTGGGCGTTGATAAGGAGGAGCTCTTGGAGATAATAGAAAATATGAAGAAAGACACTATTCTAAAAGACACCGAATTCAAGCTTGAAGATGCGGGAATGCAAGCGACTTGTAAGGAATGTGGAACGGTTTTCCCTGTTGAATCCCCTTCGGCGACTTGTCCCAACTGTGGGAGCACAAACTTTGAGCTATCGCTTTTAGATGAATGGGAAATAGCGAGGATAGAATAA
- a CDS encoding TIGR00159 family protein has translation MIDWLFPNGLTLSEIITSILDIGIIAFFIYELMLLARGTRGWFIMQGLIIFFISLYICHLLDLETVSWVLDRFVVLLPVALVILFYPELRTLLEELGRFGFWAGRPRFFFGSKRPQLAIIDEILRAVKSLSAKRIGALIVLERQVRVDDYIYQSIPIDAELSSRLIESIFYPGNPLHDGAILIRGNRIVAASCVLPLSSREELGENLHTRHRAGLGLSELTDAAVIIVSEETGAVSLAYDGNLRQNLNEDQLREILRSLFLKEEKHVGKAKA, from the coding sequence ATGATAGATTGGCTCTTCCCTAACGGTCTTACCCTCAGCGAGATTATAACATCCATTCTGGACATAGGGATAATAGCTTTCTTCATTTATGAATTGATGCTTTTGGCGAGGGGAACGAGGGGCTGGTTCATCATGCAGGGGTTGATAATCTTTTTCATCTCCCTATATATTTGTCATCTTTTGGATTTGGAAACCGTCAGCTGGGTTTTAGACCGCTTCGTTGTGCTTCTTCCTGTTGCCTTGGTAATCCTTTTTTATCCTGAGCTTCGCACCCTATTAGAGGAACTTGGGAGATTTGGATTCTGGGCTGGGCGTCCACGCTTTTTCTTCGGGTCAAAGCGCCCCCAATTAGCGATAATAGATGAAATACTCCGCGCTGTGAAATCCCTCTCCGCCAAGCGGATAGGTGCCCTCATCGTGTTGGAGAGGCAGGTAAGGGTAGACGATTACATCTATCAGAGCATCCCAATAGATGCCGAGCTATCCTCTCGTCTAATAGAATCAATATTTTATCCCGGCAATCCTCTCCACGATGGGGCGATTTTAATAAGAGGGAATAGAATAGTCGCCGCCAGCTGTGTCCTCCCCCTTTCCAGCAGGGAGGAATTGGGAGAGAATCTCCATACAAGACATAGGGCGGGCTTGGGATTATCCGAGCTCACGGACGCAGCGGTCATAATCGTCTCGGAGGAAACTGGTGCAGTAAGCCTTGCTTATGATGGAAATCTGAGACAGAATCTCAACGAAGACCAATTAAGGGAAATCCTTCGTTCCCTCTTCTTAAAGGAGGAGAAGCATGTGGGAAAGGCTAAAGCATAA
- a CDS encoding threonine synthase, which produces MNYRWRGVIEEYRRYLPVSDKTPVITLLEGNTPLLEARKLAEYISLPLRLFLKYEGANPTGSFKDRGMTVAISKALEEGAKAVICASTGNTSASAAAYAARAGLPAIVLIPKGAIALGKLAQALVYNAKVIAIEGNFDDALRLVVEICQRYPVTLVNSLNPYRIEGQKTAAFEISDVLGDAPTFHAIPVGNAGNITAYWKGYKEYHQLGINKKLPKMLGFQAAGAAPIVEGHPIENPQTVATAIRIGNPASWKWAVQARDESGGLIDKVTDEEIIEAYKLVASLEGIFCEPASAASVAGVIKKHKEGYFKGYEGETIVCTLTGHGLKDPQLAIDVAPSSFITTPPILEEVVKQIFGDIGL; this is translated from the coding sequence ATGAATTATAGATGGCGAGGAGTAATTGAGGAATATCGTAGGTATCTGCCCGTAAGCGATAAAACGCCAGTGATTACGCTTTTGGAAGGCAATACCCCTCTTCTTGAGGCTCGTAAGCTCGCAGAATATATCTCCCTTCCTCTACGGCTTTTCCTTAAATATGAGGGCGCCAATCCCACCGGTTCCTTCAAGGATAGAGGGATGACAGTCGCTATTTCAAAAGCATTAGAAGAGGGGGCTAAAGCGGTGATTTGCGCCTCAACTGGTAATACATCCGCCTCAGCAGCAGCTTATGCTGCGCGCGCTGGGCTTCCCGCAATCGTTTTAATTCCAAAAGGGGCAATCGCTCTGGGAAAGCTGGCGCAAGCCCTTGTGTATAATGCTAAAGTTATAGCTATTGAGGGAAATTTCGACGACGCTTTAAGGCTCGTAGTGGAGATTTGCCAAAGATACCCTGTAACTCTCGTCAATTCCCTCAATCCTTATAGGATAGAAGGGCAAAAGACCGCCGCATTTGAGATAAGCGATGTTCTCGGTGATGCTCCCACCTTCCACGCCATCCCGGTAGGCAATGCGGGGAATATAACCGCTTACTGGAAGGGTTACAAAGAATATCATCAGTTGGGAATCAATAAGAAGCTTCCTAAAATGCTTGGATTCCAAGCGGCGGGAGCGGCGCCGATTGTGGAAGGTCATCCCATAGAGAATCCCCAGACCGTGGCAACAGCAATAAGGATAGGCAATCCAGCTTCCTGGAAGTGGGCGGTGCAGGCGAGGGATGAATCTGGCGGGTTGATTGATAAGGTAACGGACGAGGAGATTATAGAGGCTTATAAGCTTGTCGCTTCGCTTGAGGGTATATTCTGTGAGCCTGCATCAGCAGCTTCTGTCGCGGGAGTGATTAAAAAACATAAGGAAGGTTATTTCAAAGGATACGAGGGAGAAACGATAGTCTGTACTCTTACCGGGCATGGACTGAAGGACCCCCAACTTGCCATTGATGTAGCTCCTTCCTCTTTTATTACCACGCCTCCAATCTTGGAAGAAGTTGTGAAGCAGATTTTCGGGGACATCGGTTTGTAA
- the hypD gene encoding hydrogenase formation protein HypD produces MKFIEEFRDKELCQRVLAKIKSYGFPAIFMEVCGTHTVSLFRFGIRQMLPPTIKVISGPGCPVCVTSQQDIENALALASLPNTILLTFGDMMKVPAKSGSLERKRAEGADVRVVYSPLDALKIAKNNPDKLCIFLAVGFETTAPATASSILRARDENLRNFKVFSLHKLIPPAMRAILEMGESKIQGFICPGHVSTIIGAKPYRFIPEEYGIPCVIAGFEPLDILQAIYMLMDMLDKGTSDVKIQYKRAVREEGNPLALEIMWKVFEEGDAVWRGLGYLPSTALKIREEFSDYDAMYLLKDMPVTEAEENPLCRCGEVIRGVAEPTECPLFKRVCNPSQPIGPCMVSSEGTCSAYYKYAPS; encoded by the coding sequence ATGAAATTTATAGAGGAATTTAGGGATAAGGAGCTCTGCCAAAGAGTTCTTGCGAAAATCAAATCCTATGGTTTCCCTGCTATATTTATGGAAGTTTGCGGGACTCATACTGTTTCCCTCTTTCGCTTCGGGATTAGGCAGATGCTTCCTCCTACCATAAAGGTCATCTCTGGTCCGGGATGCCCTGTCTGCGTAACTTCCCAGCAGGATATTGAGAACGCTCTCGCCCTCGCTTCGCTTCCCAATACAATCCTCTTAACATTCGGCGATATGATGAAGGTGCCGGCTAAAAGCGGGAGCCTTGAGAGAAAGAGGGCAGAGGGGGCGGATGTCAGGGTCGTTTATTCTCCCCTTGATGCTCTAAAAATAGCAAAAAACAACCCAGATAAGCTTTGCATCTTCTTAGCGGTGGGCTTTGAGACAACAGCTCCCGCCACTGCTTCCTCTATATTAAGAGCCCGAGATGAAAATCTGAGAAATTTCAAGGTCTTTAGCTTGCATAAACTCATCCCACCCGCTATGCGTGCGATTTTGGAGATGGGGGAAAGCAAGATACAAGGTTTCATCTGTCCCGGTCATGTATCCACGATAATAGGAGCTAAGCCCTATAGGTTCATTCCTGAGGAATATGGAATCCCCTGCGTAATAGCTGGATTTGAGCCCCTTGATATTCTTCAAGCAATCTATATGCTGATGGATATGTTGGATAAGGGGACAAGCGATGTTAAGATTCAATATAAAAGAGCGGTTAGGGAGGAGGGAAATCCTTTAGCTTTGGAGATTATGTGGAAAGTATTTGAGGAAGGGGATGCGGTTTGGAGAGGACTTGGCTACCTTCCCTCAACTGCTTTAAAGATAAGGGAAGAATTCTCCGATTACGATGCGATGTATTTGTTGAAGGATATGCCGGTAACAGAGGCTGAGGAGAATCCACTTTGCAGATGTGGTGAAGTGATTAGGGGAGTAGCGGAGCCAACTGAATGTCCACTATTTAAGCGAGTGTGTAATCCCTCCCAACCAATTGGTCCCTGTATGGTTTCCTCCGAGGGCACCTGCTCCGCCTACTACAAATATGCTCCTTCATAA
- the glmM gene encoding phosphoglucosamine mutase — MGELFGTDGVRGKANENLTVDFVTMLGLSVGSILGKNCKEIILGRDTRLSSDMIASAFTAGLLASGMDVLDAGVITTPGIAYLVYSMGKWGGVVSASHNPFYENGIKLFNIDGFKLPEELEEEIEGRLREENFDIASPSQIGRRIELEEGKKIYKDFLASRANGDFRGLKIVVDSANGAGYELAPLLFSELGADVVAINVSPDGRNINADCGAVHPKLMAEKVVESGAILGVSLDGDGDRAIFSDEKGRIVKGDGVLYILAKYMKEKGILREPVITTHMTNYGIELAFRELGIEVVKVPVGDKYVAEKMRETGANLGGEQSGHIILFDHLPTGDGMLTAIKLIEVMLDKGKTLSELCDYTLFPQKLVNIPTKEPKRWERDGRIRQIVEETRRNFGDKVRIFVRASGTERCLRVMVEGESEEDVEKITSSLVQGIEGVIREND, encoded by the coding sequence ATGGGTGAACTTTTCGGAACGGACGGAGTGCGTGGGAAGGCAAATGAAAACCTAACGGTTGATTTCGTCACTATGCTTGGGCTTTCGGTGGGGAGCATATTGGGGAAGAACTGTAAGGAGATAATCCTGGGCAGGGATACGAGATTATCAAGCGATATGATTGCCTCGGCTTTCACCGCTGGTCTCCTTGCATCGGGAATGGATGTCTTGGACGCGGGAGTTATAACAACACCGGGAATAGCTTATCTCGTGTATTCAATGGGGAAATGGGGAGGCGTTGTCTCGGCTTCACATAACCCCTTTTACGAGAACGGAATAAAGCTGTTCAATATTGACGGTTTCAAGTTGCCAGAGGAATTAGAGGAAGAGATAGAGGGAAGATTGAGGGAGGAGAACTTTGATATAGCATCGCCAAGCCAGATAGGAAGGAGGATTGAGTTAGAGGAGGGAAAGAAAATATACAAAGATTTTCTTGCGAGCAGGGCAAATGGGGATTTCAGAGGTCTGAAAATAGTGGTGGATTCCGCTAATGGAGCAGGCTACGAGCTGGCGCCCCTTCTATTCAGTGAATTGGGAGCAGATGTTGTAGCAATAAATGTATCACCTGATGGCAGGAATATAAACGCGGATTGCGGCGCTGTTCACCCCAAGTTGATGGCGGAAAAGGTCGTTGAAAGCGGGGCTATTCTCGGTGTATCCCTTGATGGAGATGGAGACAGGGCGATATTCTCCGATGAGAAGGGGAGGATAGTGAAGGGCGATGGAGTGCTTTATATACTTGCAAAATATATGAAGGAAAAGGGGATACTGAGGGAACCAGTGATTACAACCCATATGACTAATTACGGAATAGAGCTTGCCTTTCGTGAGCTTGGCATAGAAGTTGTTAAGGTTCCCGTTGGCGATAAATATGTAGCTGAGAAGATGAGGGAAACAGGGGCTAATTTGGGAGGCGAGCAGTCGGGACATATTATCCTCTTCGACCATCTGCCCACTGGCGATGGAATGTTAACCGCGATAAAATTAATTGAGGTTATGCTGGATAAGGGAAAAACTTTATCTGAATTGTGCGATTACACTCTTTTCCCTCAGAAGCTTGTGAATATACCAACAAAAGAGCCAAAGAGATGGGAGAGAGACGGAAGGATAAGGCAAATTGTGGAGGAGACAAGGAGGAATTTCGGGGACAAAGTGAGGATTTTCGTTAGGGCGTCTGGAACGGAACGATGTCTTCGCGTTATGGTTGAGGGTGAAAGTGAAGAAGATGTAGAGAAGATAACGAGTTCTCTCGTTCAAGGAATAGAGGGGGTAATTAGAGAAAATGATTGA
- a CDS encoding NADH-quinone oxidoreductase subunit B family protein — MFREGIVRRYSAKAFGRSLWVFHTNTGGCNACDIEILDVLTPYFDVERFGIKLVGSPRHADVLVVAGPVTRPMIEPLKRLYESTPDPKVVLAIGSCATGGSIWFDTYNVVGGLDKVIPVDLFIPGCPPRPEAIIYGVALALGLVVKKVAYEREEQIPPEEILANLRKESGL, encoded by the coding sequence ATGTTCAGAGAAGGAATAGTAAGAAGATATTCCGCAAAGGCTTTTGGAAGGTCGCTGTGGGTTTTCCATACCAATACAGGTGGCTGCAATGCCTGTGACATTGAAATCTTGGATGTCCTCACTCCTTACTTTGATGTGGAAAGGTTCGGGATAAAGCTCGTTGGCTCTCCTCGCCACGCTGATGTCCTCGTCGTTGCGGGTCCCGTTACCCGCCCAATGATTGAGCCCCTAAAACGCCTCTACGAATCAACGCCCGACCCTAAGGTCGTTTTAGCTATAGGTTCTTGTGCTACGGGAGGGAGCATCTGGTTTGATACATACAATGTCGTGGGTGGATTGGACAAGGTCATTCCTGTTGACCTCTTCATCCCTGGTTGTCCACCGCGCCCCGAGGCTATAATATATGGGGTAGCACTTGCTTTGGGATTGGTGGTGAAAAAGGTTGCCTATGAGAGAGAAGAACAGATTCCTCCGGAGGAAATCCTTGCAAATTTGAGGAAAGAGAGCGGTCTTTGA
- a CDS encoding M20/M25/M40 family metallo-hydrolase, with translation MIDIFGVLSELVSRWEDKEEIIDYLEEILRGEGVETKIEEEEPPFILARIGEGEPSLCLFCHIDTPPPYALSQPIYKVENNKAYGLGICDKASVAAMLGAFLEMKGKTERGSLDLLITSDSEEKGEGLKKIFEEGYSPRWAIIGEPTNLSIVTQHPGLLLIDIYCYGLSAPISFPFSGINSIDEMMDFLSELKERLPFVLVGIRGGESTLRVPERCHSILAIPIPQERDATWALRILDGVLKQPRWIDVSYHILRVENPLRAEIFSPLAQLARDVTREVLGFERELSQPGWSEASRFQERGTEVVVLGAGEPKVAHSGEEYVLLDDIINEVKIIKGIVSSLLGSGS, from the coding sequence ATGATTGATATCTTTGGCGTTCTAAGCGAGCTCGTTAGCAGATGGGAAGACAAGGAGGAAATCATTGATTATTTGGAGGAGATATTAAGAGGGGAAGGGGTGGAAACCAAAATAGAGGAGGAGGAACCACCTTTTATCCTCGCCCGCATAGGGGAAGGTGAACCCTCGCTATGTTTATTCTGTCATATAGACACTCCACCTCCCTATGCTCTTTCACAACCGATTTACAAAGTAGAGAATAATAAAGCTTATGGACTTGGCATTTGCGATAAGGCTTCCGTAGCGGCGATGCTTGGAGCCTTCTTGGAGATGAAGGGGAAAACCGAGCGTGGCAGTTTGGACCTCTTGATAACGAGCGACAGCGAGGAGAAAGGGGAAGGGCTGAAGAAAATTTTCGAGGAAGGCTATTCACCCCGCTGGGCGATAATCGGCGAACCAACAAATCTTTCAATCGTAACTCAACACCCCGGACTTCTGCTAATAGATATATACTGCTATGGCTTATCCGCTCCTATCTCCTTCCCCTTCTCGGGTATAAATTCAATTGACGAGATGATGGATTTTCTCTCAGAGCTCAAGGAACGATTGCCTTTTGTCTTAGTGGGGATAAGGGGTGGTGAAAGCACGCTTAGGGTGCCTGAGAGATGCCATTCTATCCTTGCGATTCCCATCCCCCAGGAAAGAGATGCTACTTGGGCTTTACGAATCCTGGACGGCGTATTAAAGCAACCCCGCTGGATTGATGTCTCCTACCATATTTTAAGAGTGGAGAATCCCTTAAGAGCGGAGATTTTCTCCCCTTTAGCTCAGTTGGCGCGGGATGTGACGAGGGAAGTTCTGGGATTTGAGAGGGAACTCTCCCAACCCGGTTGGTCGGAAGCTTCGCGCTTTCAGGAGAGGGGCACGGAAGTGGTAGTCCTGGGCGCTGGAGAGCCTAAAGTAGCCCATTCAGGCGAGGAGTATGTGCTGCTGGATGATATAATCAACGAAGTGAAAATAATAAAGGGAATAGTTTCCTCCCTTCTTGGGTCGGGAAGTTAA
- a CDS encoding acetyl-CoA carboxylase, biotin carboxyl carrier protein has translation MDKDKLFSFIKEIVALFEKSSASELEVEEEGVRLILRKTTSRTPQEVPIQPPLIKEERVKQEPLFGDNVYILRSPMTGVFYRSPAPNAPPFVEEGDMVVKGQRLALLEAMKIFNDITADVSGKIVAILAENASLVQEGQPLFAIERMEENL, from the coding sequence GTGGATAAAGACAAACTTTTTTCTTTTATCAAAGAAATCGTTGCCCTCTTTGAGAAATCCTCTGCTTCCGAGTTAGAGGTAGAAGAGGAGGGCGTTCGCCTTATCCTCCGAAAAACAACCTCTCGCACCCCTCAAGAAGTTCCCATCCAACCTCCCCTCATCAAGGAGGAGAGAGTAAAACAGGAGCCTCTCTTTGGCGATAATGTCTACATTCTCCGTTCTCCTATGACCGGCGTTTTCTATCGCTCCCCCGCACCTAATGCACCGCCCTTCGTTGAGGAAGGAGATATGGTGGTAAAGGGGCAGAGGTTAGCGTTGCTTGAAGCGATGAAGATTTTCAATGATATAACAGCTGATGTCTCAGGAAAAATCGTCGCTATTTTAGCGGAAAACGCTTCCCTCGTTCAGGAGGGACAACCGCTCTTCGCAATTGAGAGAATGGAGGAAAATCTATGA
- the hypF gene encoding carbamoyltransferase HypF: MSFNPNLATERAARARILLKGAVQGMGFRPFVHRLASSLNLRGFVYNSPEGLIIEIEGKEENIKEFLEILRCSPPPFAIFESLLITYLPPIGYEDFHIVRSEEGKVGVLFPLPDIATCKDCLEETFSQQERRYLYPFTNCTNCGPRFTIIQSLPYDRERTSMRKFEMCEDCQKEYEDINDRRYHAQPIACPECGPHIWLEINGKRVYKDAIEEAVRLIKAGKIVAIKGLGGFHLACNALDESAVKRLRERKNRPSKPFAVMVQDIQTARYFAYISPKEETLLLSPQAPILLLKKKQPFKMASSVAPNNKNIGIFLPYTPLHHILIRKAQLPLIMTSGNLSDNPICATNSEARRDLKSIADAFLFHNRDIVSRCDDSVLIVVEEEPRMIRRSRGYVPLPIRLPINGDDVLACGADLKNTFCLCKDKWAFLSQHIGDLESAEGYRVYQNAISHLSHLLNIKPKLVAYDLHPSYHSTIYAHSLNLPKMGIQHHHAHIASCMVENGISPEEQVIGIAWDGTGYGTDGRIWGGESMLATYKGFQRLAHLLYVPLPGGEMAVKEPWRMALSYLILAGEEECLTNWRKLPEEFSEFLSQIGENRVSAIRQMVKKGINSPLASSMGRLFDAVSSLMGICHHNTYEGQSACELEAIAEDCEDFYEFELQGDNPIIINPLPIIKGILKDLKEGKSKEYVASRFHQSLVEMLVRISHIIRRRYEVEKVVLSGGVFQNALLLSKSLKRLREEGFTPISHSKVPTNDGGIALGQAAIARALMEG; the protein is encoded by the coding sequence ATGTCCTTCAATCCGAATTTAGCTACAGAAAGAGCTGCAAGGGCGAGAATCCTCTTAAAGGGAGCGGTGCAGGGGATGGGATTCCGCCCCTTCGTCCATCGTTTAGCTTCCTCACTGAATCTTAGGGGCTTCGTCTATAATAGCCCCGAGGGATTGATAATTGAGATAGAGGGTAAGGAAGAAAACATAAAGGAATTCTTGGAAATTTTGAGATGCTCGCCGCCACCTTTTGCAATATTTGAATCCCTTTTAATTACATATCTCCCTCCCATCGGCTACGAGGATTTCCATATAGTGAGAAGCGAGGAGGGAAAGGTGGGTGTTCTTTTTCCCCTTCCCGATATAGCCACCTGCAAAGACTGCCTTGAGGAGACCTTTTCTCAACAGGAAAGACGCTATCTCTATCCCTTCACGAATTGCACGAATTGTGGTCCTCGCTTCACGATAATCCAATCTCTTCCTTACGATAGGGAAAGGACGAGTATGAGGAAATTTGAAATGTGTGAGGATTGCCAAAAGGAATATGAAGATATAAATGACCGCAGATATCACGCTCAACCCATTGCCTGTCCAGAATGTGGTCCCCATATCTGGCTCGAGATAAACGGTAAGAGGGTATATAAAGATGCGATTGAAGAGGCTGTGCGTCTCATAAAAGCGGGGAAAATCGTGGCGATAAAGGGCTTGGGTGGATTCCATCTCGCTTGCAATGCTCTTGATGAATCTGCAGTTAAGAGGTTGAGAGAGCGCAAAAATCGTCCTTCTAAACCCTTTGCGGTAATGGTTCAGGACATCCAAACCGCCCGCTATTTCGCCTATATATCGCCAAAGGAAGAAACCCTCCTCCTCTCACCCCAAGCTCCCATCCTTCTCCTCAAGAAAAAGCAACCCTTCAAGATGGCTTCATCCGTCGCCCCAAACAACAAGAACATCGGTATCTTCCTCCCCTATACTCCCCTTCACCATATTTTGATTAGAAAGGCTCAACTTCCCTTGATAATGACTAGTGGAAACCTGTCTGACAACCCCATTTGTGCTACGAACAGTGAAGCAAGACGAGACCTAAAGAGCATAGCGGATGCCTTCCTTTTTCATAATAGGGATATAGTGTCCAGATGCGATGATTCTGTTCTAATTGTGGTGGAGGAAGAGCCGAGAATGATAAGGCGTTCTCGGGGATATGTTCCACTTCCAATCCGTTTGCCTATAAACGGGGATGATGTCCTCGCTTGCGGTGCCGATTTGAAGAACACATTTTGCCTCTGCAAGGATAAATGGGCTTTCTTGAGCCAGCATATAGGGGATTTGGAGAGCGCTGAGGGATATAGAGTGTATCAAAACGCGATAAGCCATCTATCCCATCTCTTGAACATTAAACCGAAATTGGTTGCTTACGACCTCCATCCTTCCTACCATTCAACAATTTATGCTCATTCGCTCAACCTCCCCAAGATGGGCATTCAACACCATCACGCGCACATCGCTTCCTGTATGGTGGAGAACGGCATATCCCCAGAAGAGCAGGTGATTGGCATAGCTTGGGATGGAACAGGTTATGGAACGGATGGAAGGATTTGGGGAGGCGAGAGTATGTTGGCTACTTATAAGGGGTTCCAAAGGTTGGCTCATCTCTTATATGTTCCTCTTCCGGGAGGAGAGATGGCGGTCAAGGAGCCCTGGCGAATGGCTTTATCATATTTAATTTTGGCGGGTGAGGAAGAGTGTCTTACAAATTGGAGGAAGTTGCCGGAGGAGTTCAGCGAATTCCTTTCCCAAATAGGGGAAAATAGAGTTAGTGCTATTAGGCAAATGGTTAAGAAGGGCATCAATTCTCCCCTTGCATCTAGTATGGGAAGGCTTTTTGATGCGGTTTCCTCTCTCATGGGAATTTGCCATCACAATACTTATGAGGGTCAGTCCGCTTGCGAGCTGGAGGCTATCGCTGAGGATTGCGAGGATTTCTACGAGTTTGAGCTACAAGGAGATAACCCAATAATCATCAATCCCCTGCCTATAATTAAGGGAATTTTAAAGGATTTGAAAGAGGGGAAAAGCAAAGAATATGTAGCTTCTCGCTTTCATCAAAGCCTTGTTGAGATGCTCGTTAGGATTTCCCATATCATCCGACGGCGTTATGAGGTAGAGAAGGTGGTCTTGAGCGGAGGGGTATTCCAAAACGCCTTGCTACTGAGCAAGTCGCTTAAGAGACTGAGAGAGGAAGGGTTTACCCCAATTTCCCATAGCAAAGTGCCAACAAACGACGGTGGAATAGCTCTCGGACAAGCTGCTATAGCGAGAGCTTTAATGGAGGGATAG
- a CDS encoding HypC/HybG/HupF family hydrogenase formation chaperone, which translates to MCLGVPARIVKIEGKEAIAEVGGIRREISIELLNDIKEGDWVIVHAGFAISKLDEEEADTMLNILSHIPEE; encoded by the coding sequence ATGTGCCTTGGCGTTCCAGCAAGAATAGTGAAAATAGAAGGTAAAGAAGCGATAGCGGAAGTGGGAGGGATAAGGAGGGAAATATCAATAGAGCTTTTAAACGATATAAAAGAAGGCGATTGGGTGATTGTCCATGCGGGCTTCGCCATCTCAAAGCTGGATGAGGAGGAAGCCGATACAATGCTGAATATCCTCTCCCACATTCCTGAAGAATGA